GGCCCTCACCGCCCGCTCCGGAGCCACCACCACCGCACTGCTCACGGCAGCCCTGGCCCCGGTCGCCCGGAAACTCGCGAGGCGGGTGAGCATCACATGAACCTCGGCCACGCCAACCTCGGCCACGCCAACCTCGGCCACGCCAACCTCGGCCACGCCAACCTCGGCCACGCCAACCTCGGCCACGCCAACTTCGGGCACATGAGCCTCGGGCATGTGAACCGCGCGAACGCCCCGCAAGAGCGCGCCCCGCACGAAAATGCCCTGCACGAAAGCGCCCCGCCCCAGACCGCCCAGCACTCGACCCCTCTGTCTCCCGATCCCGGCGTCAGCGCACCCCCGCCCCCGCCTCTGCCCCCGCCTCTGCCCCCGCTCCCGCCCTCACCCCCACTCCGCTTCGGCTACGGCACCAACGGCCTCGCCGATCTCCGCCTCGACGACGCCCTCTCCCTCCTCGCCGATCTCGGCTACGACGGCGTCGGACTGACGCTCGGCCACATGCACCTCGACCCGTTCGCCCCGGACCTGGCCGCCCGCACGCGACGCGTCGCGCACCGACTGGACGCCCTGGCACTCGACGTCACCGTGGAAACCGGCGCCCGCTACGTCCTCGACCCGCGCCGCAAGCACGGTCCCTCCCTCCTGGACCCGGACCCGGACGACCGCGCCCGTCGCGTCGGTCTGCTGCTGCGCGCCGTTCAGATCGCCGGTGACCTCGGTGCGCACGCCGTCCACTGCTTCAGCGGGACCGTCCCGCCGGGCACGGACCCGGACACGGCATGGCAGCGCCTCGCCGACTCCCTCACCCCCGTCCTGGACACCGCCGCGACCGCCGGCATCCCCCTCGCGATCGAACCCGAACCCGGTCACCTCCTCGCGACCCTCGCCGACTTCCACCGGCTCCGCCGCACCCTCGGCGACCCGGCGTCCCTCGGCCTCACCCTCGACCTAGGCCACTGCCAGTGCCTCGAACCACTCCCTCCCGCCGACTGCGTACGCGCCGCCGCTCCCTGGCTGCGGCACGTCCAGATCGAGGACATGCGCCGCGATGTCCACGAACACCTCCCTTTCGGAGACGGCGAGATCGACTTCCCGCCCGTCCTCGCCGCCCTGGCCGCGACCGGCTACCGCGGGCTGACGGTGGTCGAACTGCCCCGGCACTCCCACGCCGGCCCCCACTACGCCGAACTCTCCCTCCCGTTCCTGCGCCGCGCGGAGACAGCCGCCCGAGGCGCCGACCGCGCCGACCACGCCGACCCGAGGTCGTCGCCCTCCTCCCTCGCCCCGACCGCCCAACTCGCAGACCGGCAACGGCCGCCTTTCCGCGCCCCATTCCCCAGCCGGCCGTCCCCGGCCGCGAACCCGCCCGTCGCGCCGCCCGGCGAGCCCTCCGCCACCCCAGAGGGAAGTACCTCGTGACCCCGCCCCCGGCCGACCCGGCGACCCCGGAACCCGGACACACGGGCACCACCGTCGCTCCCACCCCTCTCGACGTCCTGCACAGCCACCTCGACACCCACCTCACCGGGACCGCCCGCACCTGGTTCCACCAGGCTCTCGACGAGGCCGCCGCCCACCCCGGGACCCATGGGCCCATCTCCGTCTGGGAGTTGCGCCTCGCCGAGGCCGGGCGTCGCTGCGGCAGCCGGTACGCCGACGCCGCCCGTGTGCTCATCCTCCACGCGGCCCGCGCCGACCCGGACGCCCTGGCCCGCGTCTATTTCCAGGGCACCGCCGACGAGCGTCGCGCCGTCCTGCACGCACTGCCCCACCTCGTGCCCGGCCCCGACGCCGTCCCGCTCGTCGAGGACGCTCTGCGCACTCACGACACCCGGCTCCTCGCGGCCGCCGTCGGCCCCTACGCGGCCCGTCACCTCGGCGCCCACGCGTGGCGCCACGCCATCCTGAAGTGCCTGTTCGTCGGAGTGCCCGTCGACGCGGTGGCGGGTCTCGAACAGCGCGCCCGCGCCGACGCCGAACTCGCCCGCATGCTCGCCGACCACGCCGCCGAACGCACCGCGGCAGGCCGTCCCGTACCCCCGGACCTGCACCGCGTCCTGACCCTGGCCGACCCGGGCACGCCCACCGCACCGACCCGCCCAGCACCCCCACCGCAGACCACACCGCCGTCACCGCCCACGGATCCACCCCGGCCAGACCCGAACACCTCAGCCTCACACCGGCCAGACCCGCACACCCCCGGCCCATACAGCCCAGCTCTCGTCCGCACGGACCTCCACGACACGGACCCCCACGGCACGGACAGCCCCCACAGCCCGGCCCACCCCCACGGCAAGGAGTCCTGATGCGCATCTTCGACCCCCACATCCACATGACCTCGCGCACCACCGACGACTACGAGGCGATGCACGCGGCCGGAGTTCGCGCCGTGGTCGAGCCGTCCTTCTGGCTGGGGCAGCCCCGCACCTCGCCCGCCTCCTTCCTCGGCTACTTCGACTCCCTCCTCGGCTGGGAGCCCTTCCGGGCCGCGCAGCACGGCATCGCCCACCACTGCGCGCTCGCTCTCAACCCCAAGGAGGCCAACGACCCGCGCTGCGCCGGAGTCCTGGACGAGCTGCCGCGCTATCTCCTCAAGGACCACGTCGTGGCCGTCGGCGAGATCGGCTACGACTCGATGACCCCCGCCGAGGACACCGCCCTCGCCGCCCAGCTCCAACTGGCCGCCGCCCACGCCCTGCCCGCCCTCGTGCACACCCCGCACCGCGACAAGCTCGCCGGACTGCGCCGCACCCTCGACGTCGTCCGGGAATCCGCCCTGCCCCTGGACCGGGTCCTGCTCGATCACCTCAACGAGACCACCGTGCAGGAGGCGAAGGACGCCGGGTGCTGGCTCGGCTTCTCCGTCTATCCCGACACCAAGATGGACGAGACCCGCATGATCGAGATCCTGCGCGTGTACGGCCCGGAGAAGGTTCTCGTCAACTCGGCCGCGGACTGGGGCAGGAGCGACCCCCTCAAGACCCGCAGGGTCGCCGACCTGATGCTCGCGGAGGGCTTCGGCGAGGACGACGTCGATCTCGTCCTGTGGCGCAACCCCGTCTCCTTCTACGGCCTCAGCGGTCGTCTCACCCTGGAGGTGACCTCCCCCGACCCCACGCACGAGGGCAACTCCATCCTGCGCGGCGGGGAGTGACCGATGCGCTTCCGCCACCCCGACGGCACCACCGTCCACCTCGCGTACTGCACCAACGTGCACCCCGCCGAGACCCTCGACGGCGTCCTCGCGCAACTCCGGGACCACTGCGAACCCGTCCGCCGCCGCCTCGGCCGCGACCGGCTCGGCATCGGCCTGTGGCTCGCCAAGGACGCCGCCCGCGCCCTCGACGCCGATCCGTCCGCCCTGCGCGGCCTGCGAACCGCACTCGACCGGCGCGGCCTCGAGGTCGTCACCCTCAACGGCTTCCCCTACGAGGGATTCGGCGCCGAAGAGGTCAAGTACCGCGTGTACAAGCCCGATTGGGCCGACCCCGAACGCCTCGACCACACCACCGCACTGGCCCGTGTCCTCGCCGGACTGCTCCCCGACGACGTCACCGAGGGCACCATCTCCACCCTCCCTCTCGGCTGGCGCACTGCCTGGAACGCCGAGCGCGCCGAGACGGCCCGCGCCGCCCTGCGTACCCTGGCCGACCGCCTGGACGCGCTGGCGGACCTGACCGGCCGCTCCGTCCGCGTCGGCCTGGAACCGGAGCCCGGCTGCATCGTCGAGACCACCACCGACGCCCTCGCCCCGCTCACGGCCGTCGGCCATCCCCGTATCGGCGTCTGTGTCGACACCTGCCATCTCGCCACCTCCTTCGAAGACCCGCACATCGCCCTGGACGCGCTCGCCGCAGCCCGCGTCCCCGTCGTCAAATCCCAGCTGTCAGCCGCCCTGCACGCCGAACACCCCCATCTCGCAGCCGTTCGCGAAGTCCTCGCCGCGTTCGACGAACCCCGCTTCCTGCACCAGACCCGCACCGTCACCGCCAGCGGTCTGCATGGCACCGACGACCTCGGCGAGGCCCTCGCCGGCACCGCCCTGCCCGCCGACCGGCCCTGGCGCGCCCACTTCCACGTCCCGCTGCACGCGGCCCCCACCGCGCCGCTCACCTCCACACTCCCCGTACTCAAAGCCGCACTGACGCGGCTCGTCGGCGGCCCGCACCCGCTCACCCGCCACCTCGAGGTCGAGACCTACACCTGGCAGGCACTCCCGCCCGAGCTGCGGCCCCGCGCCCGAGCGCAGCTCGCCGACGGCATCGCCGCCGAACTCGCCCTGGCCCGGGACCTGTTGACGGACCTCGGGCTCAAGGAGCTGCCGTGACCGACGGTCCTGTCCCCCTTCTCGTCCTCGACGTCGTCGGTCTCACCCCCCGTCTCCTCGACCACATGCCCCACCTCAAGGCCCTCGCCCAGGCCGGTTCCCGCGCGCCGCTCGGGACCGTCCTGCCGGCCGTCACCTGTGTCGCGCAGTCCACCTTCCTCACCGGCACGCTCCCGGCCGAGCACGGCATCGTCGGCAACGGCTGGTACTTCCGCGAGCTCGGTGACGTCCTGCTGTGGCGGCAGCACAGCGGTCTCGTCGCCGGAGACAAGCTGTGGGACGCCGCCCGCCGGGCGCACCCCGGCTACACGGTCGCCAATATCTGCTGGTGGTACGCCATGGGCGCCGACACCGACTTCACCGTCACCCCCCGTCCGGTCTACTACTCCGACGGCCGCAAGGAGCCCGACTGCTACACCCGGCCCCCGGCCCTGCACGACGAACTCACCGAGAAACTCGGCACCTTCCCCCTCTTCCACTTCTGGGGACCGGGCGCGGACCTGGTCTCCAGCCGCTGGATCATCGACGCGACCCGCCACATCCTGCGCACCCGCCGACCCGACCTGACCCTGTGCTACCTCCCTCACCTCGACTACGACCTCCAGCGCTTCGGCCCCGACGGCCAGCGCTCCCTGCAGGCGGCCGCCGACCTGGACGCGGCCATGGCCCCGCTGCTGGCCGACGCACGCGCGCAGGGCCGTACCGTCGTCGCACTGTCCGAGTACGGCATCACCCGGGTGAGCCGGCCCGTCGACATCAACCGCGCCCTGCGCCGCGCAGGCCTGCTCGAGGTGCATACCCAGGACGACATGGAGTACCTCGACCCGATGGCGTCCCGTGCCTTCGCGGTCGCGGACCATCAGCTCGCCCACGTGTATGTGCGCCGCCCCGAGGACCTGGAGGTCACCCGGTCCGCGCTCGCCGGACTCCCCGGCGTAGAGCAACTCCTCGACGACGAGGGCAAGAAGGCGCACCATCTCGACCATCCGCGCTCCGGCGATCTCGCCGCCGTGGCGGAGCCGGACGCCTGGTTCACGTACTACTACTGGCTCGACGACGCCCGCGCGCCCGACTTCGCACGGCTCGTCGAGATCCACCGCAAACCCGGCTACGACCCGGTCGAGCTGTTCATGGATCCGCTCGACCCGTATGTGAAGGTCAAGGCGGCCACCGCCCTGGCCCGCAAGAAGCTCGGCATGCGCTACCGCATGGCGGTCGTGCCCCTCGATCCGTCACCTATTCGCGGCAGCCACGGCCGCCTTCCGGCGAGCGACGACGACGGTCCGCTCCTCATCTGCTCCACCCCCCGTTCGCTCGGCGACCGCGTCGCGGCCACCGACGTGAAAGCACTGCTGCTCCAACTGGCCGGTCTGTGCTGACTGGTTGCCGACTGGTCACAAGTGAAGCACTCACCACTGACAACGCCCTCCGATTCCGAGGAGTTCCAGACATGAGCCGCATTTTCGACACCGACCCCGAACTCACCCACCGCCTGACCAGACGAGGCATGCTCGGCGTCGCCGCGGGAGCCACCGCGGCCGCGCTGCTGGGAGCCGCCGCGACCCCCGCCACGGCAGCGCCCGCAACCGCCACCGGACCCTCGGCCACCGGCCGCGGCCGTCCCGTCCTGCCTCCCGGCCGGCTCGGCATCCAGCTCTACAGCCTGCGGGACAAGGTCTCCACGCTGGGCTTCGCCGCCGTCTTCGCCGAGTTGGAGAGGTACGGGTACGACGAGGTCGAGTTCGCCGGCTACACCCAGGGCTCCGCAGGCCCCATCACCCTCGCCCAGCTCAAGCGGCTCGCCCGCAACCACGGCCTGACACCGATCGGCAGCCACGTCGGCCACTACTCAGACGACCCGAACGCGTACACCTTCGCCCAGGACCTCACCAAGGTCCTCGACGACGCCCAGGCCCTCGGCCTCAAGCACATCGGCACCGCCTCCGGCCCGTTCCGCTACGGCTCCACCGTCGACGCCTGGAAACGCGCGGCCGAGGAGTTCAACACGTACGGAGCGGCGG
The Streptomyces sp. NBC_01485 genome window above contains:
- a CDS encoding sugar phosphate isomerase/epimerase family protein — translated: MSLGHVNRANAPQERAPHENALHESAPPQTAQHSTPLSPDPGVSAPPPPPLPPPLPPLPPSPPLRFGYGTNGLADLRLDDALSLLADLGYDGVGLTLGHMHLDPFAPDLAARTRRVAHRLDALALDVTVETGARYVLDPRRKHGPSLLDPDPDDRARRVGLLLRAVQIAGDLGAHAVHCFSGTVPPGTDPDTAWQRLADSLTPVLDTAATAGIPLAIEPEPGHLLATLADFHRLRRTLGDPASLGLTLDLGHCQCLEPLPPADCVRAAAPWLRHVQIEDMRRDVHEHLPFGDGEIDFPPVLAALAATGYRGLTVVELPRHSHAGPHYAELSLPFLRRAETAARGADRADHADPRSSPSSLAPTAQLADRQRPPFRAPFPSRPSPAANPPVAPPGEPSATPEGSTS
- a CDS encoding EboA domain-containing protein encodes the protein MTPPPADPATPEPGHTGTTVAPTPLDVLHSHLDTHLTGTARTWFHQALDEAAAHPGTHGPISVWELRLAEAGRRCGSRYADAARVLILHAARADPDALARVYFQGTADERRAVLHALPHLVPGPDAVPLVEDALRTHDTRLLAAAVGPYAARHLGAHAWRHAILKCLFVGVPVDAVAGLEQRARADAELARMLADHAAERTAAGRPVPPDLHRVLTLADPGTPTAPTRPAPPPQTTPPSPPTDPPRPDPNTSASHRPDPHTPGPYSPALVRTDLHDTDPHGTDSPHSPAHPHGKES
- a CDS encoding TatD family hydrolase encodes the protein MRIFDPHIHMTSRTTDDYEAMHAAGVRAVVEPSFWLGQPRTSPASFLGYFDSLLGWEPFRAAQHGIAHHCALALNPKEANDPRCAGVLDELPRYLLKDHVVAVGEIGYDSMTPAEDTALAAQLQLAAAHALPALVHTPHRDKLAGLRRTLDVVRESALPLDRVLLDHLNETTVQEAKDAGCWLGFSVYPDTKMDETRMIEILRVYGPEKVLVNSAADWGRSDPLKTRRVADLMLAEGFGEDDVDLVLWRNPVSFYGLSGRLTLEVTSPDPTHEGNSILRGGE
- the eboE gene encoding metabolite traffic protein EboE, translating into MRFRHPDGTTVHLAYCTNVHPAETLDGVLAQLRDHCEPVRRRLGRDRLGIGLWLAKDAARALDADPSALRGLRTALDRRGLEVVTLNGFPYEGFGAEEVKYRVYKPDWADPERLDHTTALARVLAGLLPDDVTEGTISTLPLGWRTAWNAERAETARAALRTLADRLDALADLTGRSVRVGLEPEPGCIVETTTDALAPLTAVGHPRIGVCVDTCHLATSFEDPHIALDALAAARVPVVKSQLSAALHAEHPHLAAVREVLAAFDEPRFLHQTRTVTASGLHGTDDLGEALAGTALPADRPWRAHFHVPLHAAPTAPLTSTLPVLKAALTRLVGGPHPLTRHLEVETYTWQALPPELRPRARAQLADGIAAELALARDLLTDLGLKELP
- a CDS encoding nucleotide pyrophosphatase/phosphodiesterase family protein is translated as MTDGPVPLLVLDVVGLTPRLLDHMPHLKALAQAGSRAPLGTVLPAVTCVAQSTFLTGTLPAEHGIVGNGWYFRELGDVLLWRQHSGLVAGDKLWDAARRAHPGYTVANICWWYAMGADTDFTVTPRPVYYSDGRKEPDCYTRPPALHDELTEKLGTFPLFHFWGPGADLVSSRWIIDATRHILRTRRPDLTLCYLPHLDYDLQRFGPDGQRSLQAAADLDAAMAPLLADARAQGRTVVALSEYGITRVSRPVDINRALRRAGLLEVHTQDDMEYLDPMASRAFAVADHQLAHVYVRRPEDLEVTRSALAGLPGVEQLLDDEGKKAHHLDHPRSGDLAAVAEPDAWFTYYYWLDDARAPDFARLVEIHRKPGYDPVELFMDPLDPYVKVKAATALARKKLGMRYRMAVVPLDPSPIRGSHGRLPASDDDGPLLICSTPRSLGDRVAATDVKALLLQLAGLC
- a CDS encoding sugar phosphate isomerase/epimerase family protein, which translates into the protein MSRIFDTDPELTHRLTRRGMLGVAAGATAAALLGAAATPATAAPATATGPSATGRGRPVLPPGRLGIQLYSLRDKVSTLGFAAVFAELERYGYDEVEFAGYTQGSAGPITLAQLKRLARNHGLTPIGSHVGHYSDDPNAYTFAQDLTKVLDDAQALGLKHIGTASGPFRYGSTVDAWKRAAEEFNTYGAAARARGMKFYQHNHSDEFGFATDNPKVRLYDVLLAETDPDLVFLEMDIFWAYAGQFRFSTRTDGTPAPFEPLDYVLRQPHRYPLFHVKDGISDPADQFGYRMVDVGDGDIDYQRFISAVTRLRGERMAHHWQAEHDNPVESFSFARKSSAHLHSLREKC